One Actinosynnema pretiosum DNA segment encodes these proteins:
- a CDS encoding LLM class flavin-dependent oxidoreductase, whose amino-acid sequence MELGIYSFGDLAPRAVGGPTDVARRLADLVAQVRTADEAGLDVVAIGEHHRREFTVSAPEIVLAALAGVTSSIRLASGVTVLSTQDPVRVFQQFATLDQLSGGRAEVIVGRGAFTESFPLFGHDLRDYDALFDTKVRALLELTRARELPVVNGVDVVPRPLQPELPVWIGVGGTPQSAIRAGVLGTPMFLAFFTGPETSRGTAELYRRAGEQAGHDPASLRLASGGHMFVGRTSQGAKDDFYPYYSDYFSLHPRMRDGMPRGVYDEWLRAGLLVGSPQEVVDKILRHREVLGVDRYVGQFDVGGMPVAMTNRSLELFLTEVVPAVRAETA is encoded by the coding sequence ATGGAACTCGGCATCTACTCGTTCGGCGACCTCGCCCCCCGCGCGGTCGGGGGGCCCACCGACGTCGCGCGGCGGCTCGCCGACCTGGTCGCCCAGGTCAGGACCGCCGACGAGGCCGGGCTGGACGTCGTCGCGATCGGCGAGCACCACCGGCGCGAGTTCACCGTCTCCGCGCCGGAGATCGTGCTCGCCGCGCTGGCCGGGGTCACCTCGTCGATCCGGCTCGCCTCCGGCGTGACCGTGCTGTCCACCCAGGACCCGGTCCGGGTGTTCCAGCAGTTCGCGACGCTGGACCAGCTGTCCGGCGGGCGCGCGGAGGTCATCGTGGGGCGCGGGGCGTTCACCGAGTCGTTCCCGCTGTTCGGGCACGACCTGCGCGACTACGACGCGCTGTTCGACACCAAGGTCAGGGCGCTGCTGGAGCTGACCCGCGCGCGGGAGCTGCCGGTGGTCAACGGCGTCGACGTCGTGCCGAGGCCGTTGCAGCCCGAGCTGCCGGTGTGGATCGGGGTGGGCGGCACGCCGCAGTCGGCGATCCGGGCCGGGGTGCTGGGCACGCCGATGTTCCTGGCGTTCTTCACCGGCCCGGAGACCTCGCGCGGCACGGCCGAGCTGTACCGGCGGGCGGGTGAGCAGGCCGGGCACGACCCGGCGTCGCTCCGGCTCGCCAGCGGCGGGCACATGTTCGTCGGCCGGACCTCGCAGGGCGCGAAGGACGACTTCTACCCGTACTACTCGGACTACTTCTCGCTGCACCCGCGCATGAGGGACGGGATGCCCAGGGGCGTCTACGACGAGTGGCTGCGCGCGGGGCTGCTGGTGGGCAGCCCGCAGGAGGTGGTGGACAAGATCCTGCGGCACCGGGAGGTGCTCGGGGTGGACCGGTACGTCGGCCAGTTCGACGTGGGCGGGATGCCGGTGGCGATGACCAACCGCAGCCTGGAGCTGTTCCTCACCGAGGTGGTGCCCGCGGTGCGCGCGGAAACCGCCTAG
- a CDS encoding type II toxin-antitoxin system HicA family toxin produces the protein MTKPMKRRVVEAALAREGCYVVSDNGRHTKYGCACGKHTAALPHHKEISAGVVDSVGKQMGCLPKGWLQ, from the coding sequence GTGACCAAGCCGATGAAGCGGCGCGTGGTGGAAGCGGCGCTGGCAAGAGAGGGGTGCTACGTGGTGAGCGACAACGGCAGGCACACCAAGTACGGCTGCGCCTGTGGTAAGCACACCGCAGCGCTCCCCCACCACAAAGAGATCTCGGCTGGCGTCGTGGACAGCGTCGGCAAGCAGATGGGATGTCTTCCAAAGGGGTGGTTGCAGTGA
- a CDS encoding S8 family peptidase, with product MRLHRRVVTAAALAAALAAPLAPLGHAAPDRPRPHRVTAFVELVGVPAVDAAATARSDPRGAARAARARTGNNADAVLDAVRSVDRGAARVGVTVNAVPGVVLTAEPAVLRWVAGMPQVRSVRQAVPKRVDNAGAVRLTGAAAVWRAVGPTAPGHGGAAAGDGLREGLRGEGLRIGVVDTGVDYTHADFGGSGGYEEVDRTGPWEPNAKVVGGYDFAGDDYDANDPERGTPSPDPNPVDCQGHGTHVAGTAAGYGVNADGSTFAGAHSGLSDDDLAAMRIGPGTAPAARVYALKVFGCEGSTNVVSQALDWALDPDGDGDPSDHLDVVNLSLGSDFGAVDDPDSAFVRKLVRHGVVVVASAGNAGDLYDAGGSPGSTPEAVTVANTRDASVLLDGVGLPGGSGEAGGSGGEEVLPGQYGKEFTGYADLDVELPVVPVADAGNADGCAPIDQDLSGRLVWLEWDDADSTRECGSAVRADHARDAGAAGAVLTSGRAVFGAGIAGNADVPVFQLTGPATDRVRPLLADGSLRLRLAGSLRDAAPTVIETLADTVTPSSARGSRAAGGAKPDLAAPGDTIVSALVGSGSGGVSKGGTSMAAPHVAGLAALVRQAHPDWTAEEVKAALVNTASARVVSGDDRTTGLTEATSRVGAGRVDARAAVRTGLLAVVPEAPGAVGVSFGTVEAGAPVELTRTVELVNKTGEDLAAVAAYRPATEVPGAEVEVLPRTARVPAGGAARVSVRLRVDPAALRKVGDPTLEVEQRGHARQFLAEVSGRVVFRAGAQDAVLPVYAAPRPVSALAARPAPGGVELVGRGLDQGEGAGAYRSLVSAFELHGRSPELPPCGSELLTGCLAAGSARGGDLRYAGASAADGVLSFGIATWGTWTGLGAGGTTPVVGVDVDRDGAEDYRVQVARPSDGSGKVVADLWLARTTRVSDDEVVDERPVNGWHGEVDSAVMDNDVLALPVSLGAIGVALGDGPVRYRVRTRGWALPAGTEDGVVDRFDGWFDVDPAGSRVALPVGSPARDGLLVPVRGAGEVLVLHHHNGGGSRAEVVVYSGE from the coding sequence ATGAGACTGCACCGCCGGGTCGTGACGGCGGCGGCGCTGGCCGCCGCGCTCGCCGCGCCGCTCGCCCCGCTCGGGCACGCCGCGCCCGACCGCCCCCGGCCGCACCGGGTCACCGCGTTCGTCGAGCTGGTCGGGGTGCCCGCCGTGGACGCCGCCGCGACCGCGCGCAGCGACCCGCGCGGGGCGGCGCGGGCGGCTCGGGCGCGCACCGGGAACAACGCCGACGCCGTGCTGGACGCGGTGCGCTCGGTCGACCGGGGCGCCGCGCGGGTCGGGGTGACGGTGAACGCGGTGCCGGGGGTGGTGCTCACCGCCGAACCGGCCGTGCTGCGCTGGGTGGCGGGAATGCCGCAGGTCCGGTCGGTGCGGCAGGCGGTGCCCAAGCGGGTGGACAACGCGGGCGCGGTGCGGCTGACCGGCGCGGCGGCGGTCTGGCGGGCGGTGGGGCCGACCGCGCCGGGCCACGGCGGCGCGGCGGCCGGGGACGGCCTGCGCGAGGGCCTGCGCGGCGAGGGGCTGCGGATCGGGGTGGTCGACACCGGCGTCGACTACACGCACGCCGACTTCGGCGGCTCGGGCGGGTACGAGGAGGTGGACCGGACCGGGCCGTGGGAGCCGAACGCGAAGGTCGTCGGCGGGTACGACTTCGCGGGCGACGACTACGACGCCAACGACCCCGAGCGCGGGACGCCCTCCCCCGACCCGAACCCCGTCGACTGCCAGGGCCACGGCACGCACGTCGCGGGCACGGCCGCCGGGTACGGGGTGAACGCGGACGGGTCCACCTTCGCGGGCGCGCACTCCGGGCTGTCCGACGACGACCTCGCGGCCATGCGGATCGGCCCCGGCACCGCGCCCGCCGCGCGGGTGTACGCGCTGAAGGTGTTCGGCTGCGAGGGGTCGACGAACGTGGTGTCGCAGGCGCTGGACTGGGCGCTCGACCCGGACGGCGACGGCGACCCCTCCGACCACCTGGACGTGGTGAACCTGTCGCTGGGCAGCGACTTCGGCGCGGTGGACGACCCGGACTCGGCGTTCGTGCGCAAGCTCGTGCGGCACGGGGTGGTCGTGGTGGCGTCGGCGGGCAACGCGGGCGACCTGTACGACGCGGGCGGGTCGCCGGGGAGCACGCCGGAGGCGGTGACCGTGGCGAACACGCGGGACGCGTCGGTGCTGCTGGACGGGGTCGGGCTGCCGGGCGGGTCGGGCGAGGCGGGCGGGTCGGGCGGTGAGGAGGTGCTGCCCGGCCAGTACGGCAAGGAGTTCACCGGGTACGCCGACCTCGACGTCGAGCTGCCCGTCGTGCCGGTCGCGGACGCGGGCAACGCCGACGGCTGCGCCCCGATCGACCAGGACCTGTCCGGGCGGCTGGTGTGGCTGGAGTGGGACGACGCGGACTCCACCCGCGAGTGCGGGTCGGCGGTGCGGGCGGACCACGCGCGGGACGCCGGGGCGGCGGGCGCGGTGCTCACCTCGGGGCGCGCCGTGTTCGGCGCGGGGATCGCGGGCAACGCGGACGTCCCGGTGTTCCAGCTCACCGGACCGGCCACCGACCGGGTGCGCCCGCTGCTCGCGGACGGCTCGCTGCGGCTGCGCCTGGCCGGGTCGCTGCGCGACGCCGCGCCGACCGTGATCGAGACCCTGGCCGACACCGTCACGCCGTCGTCGGCGCGCGGGTCGCGGGCGGCGGGCGGGGCGAAGCCGGACCTGGCCGCCCCCGGCGACACGATCGTGTCCGCGCTGGTGGGCAGCGGGAGCGGCGGGGTCAGCAAGGGCGGGACGTCGATGGCCGCGCCGCACGTCGCCGGGCTGGCCGCGCTGGTGCGGCAGGCGCACCCGGACTGGACCGCGGAGGAGGTCAAGGCGGCGCTGGTGAACACCGCGTCCGCGCGGGTGGTGTCCGGGGACGACCGGACGACCGGGCTGACCGAGGCGACCAGTCGGGTGGGCGCGGGCCGGGTGGACGCGCGGGCGGCGGTGCGCACCGGGCTGCTCGCGGTCGTGCCGGAGGCCCCCGGTGCGGTCGGGGTGTCGTTCGGGACCGTGGAGGCGGGCGCCCCGGTGGAGCTGACCCGGACCGTGGAGCTGGTCAACAAGACCGGGGAGGACCTGGCGGCGGTGGCCGCCTACCGGCCCGCCACCGAGGTGCCCGGCGCGGAGGTCGAGGTGCTGCCCAGGACCGCGCGGGTGCCCGCCGGGGGCGCGGCGCGGGTGTCGGTGCGGCTGCGGGTCGACCCGGCCGCGCTGCGCAAGGTCGGCGACCCGACGCTGGAGGTGGAGCAGCGGGGGCACGCGCGGCAGTTCCTGGCCGAGGTGTCCGGGCGGGTGGTGTTCCGGGCGGGCGCGCAGGACGCGGTGCTGCCGGTGTACGCCGCGCCCCGGCCGGTGTCGGCGCTGGCCGCGCGCCCGGCGCCCGGCGGGGTGGAGCTGGTCGGGCGCGGGCTGGACCAGGGCGAGGGGGCCGGGGCCTACCGGTCGCTGGTGAGCGCGTTCGAGCTGCACGGGCGCAGCCCGGAGCTGCCGCCGTGCGGGTCGGAGCTGCTGACCGGGTGCCTGGCGGCGGGGTCGGCGCGGGGCGGCGACCTGCGGTACGCGGGCGCGTCGGCGGCGGACGGGGTGCTGTCGTTCGGGATCGCGACGTGGGGGACGTGGACCGGGCTGGGCGCGGGCGGGACGACGCCGGTGGTGGGCGTGGACGTGGACCGGGACGGGGCGGAGGACTACCGGGTGCAGGTGGCGCGGCCGTCCGACGGGAGCGGGAAGGTCGTCGCGGACCTGTGGCTGGCGCGCACCACGCGGGTGTCCGACGACGAGGTGGTGGACGAGCGGCCGGTCAACGGGTGGCACGGGGAGGTGGACAGCGCGGTGATGGACAACGACGTGCTGGCGCTGCCGGTGTCCCTGGGGGCGATCGGGGTCGCGCTCGGGGACGGGCCGGTGCGGTACCGGGTGCGCACGCGCGGGTGGGCGCTGCCCGCCGGGACCGAGGACGGGGTGGTGGACCGCTTCGACGGCTGGTTCGACGTCGACCCGGCCGGGTCGCGGGTGGCGCTGCCGGTCGGGTCGCCCGCGCGGGACGGGCTGCTCGTGCCGGTGCGCGGGGCGGGCGAGGTCCTGGTGCTGCACCACCACAACGGCGGCGGTTCCCGCGCGGAGGTGGTGGTTTACTCCGGGGAATGA
- a CDS encoding fumarylacetoacetate hydrolase family protein — protein sequence MQLMRLGEPGSERPAVRADDGTVHDLSGLTADVDGAFLASGGIARARAALDRGLLPRLAVEGVRVGPPVAGIGKVVCIGLNYRDHADETGQAPPAEPVVFLKAADTVVGPDDEVLLPRRSVKTDWEVELGVVIGRTARYLDSAEEALDHVAGYALSHDVSEREFQLERGGQWDKGKNCETFNPLGPFLVPADEVPDPQDLGMRLRVNGRLRQDSSTRRMIFPVAELVRYLSWFVVLRPGDLINTGTPAGVALGQPEPKPYLREGDVVELEIDGLGAQRQRIGQA from the coding sequence GTGCAGCTGATGCGCCTGGGGGAACCGGGTTCCGAACGCCCCGCCGTCCGCGCGGACGACGGGACCGTGCACGACCTGAGCGGGCTCACCGCCGACGTGGACGGCGCCTTCCTGGCGTCCGGCGGCATCGCCAGGGCCAGGGCCGCGCTCGACCGGGGCCTGCTGCCGCGCCTGGCGGTCGAGGGCGTCCGGGTCGGCCCGCCGGTCGCGGGCATCGGCAAGGTCGTCTGCATCGGCCTCAACTACCGCGACCACGCCGACGAGACCGGCCAGGCGCCGCCCGCCGAACCGGTGGTGTTCCTGAAGGCCGCGGACACCGTCGTCGGCCCGGACGACGAGGTGCTCCTGCCGCGCCGGTCGGTCAAGACCGACTGGGAGGTCGAGCTGGGCGTCGTGATCGGCCGCACCGCCCGGTACCTGGACAGCGCCGAGGAGGCGCTGGACCACGTCGCCGGGTACGCGCTCTCGCACGACGTGTCCGAGCGCGAGTTCCAGCTGGAGCGCGGCGGGCAGTGGGACAAGGGCAAGAACTGCGAGACGTTCAACCCCCTCGGCCCCTTCCTGGTGCCCGCCGACGAGGTGCCCGACCCGCAGGACCTCGGGATGCGGCTGCGGGTCAACGGTCGGCTCCGCCAGGACTCCTCCACGCGGCGCATGATCTTCCCGGTGGCCGAGCTGGTCCGCTACCTGAGCTGGTTCGTCGTCCTCCGACCGGGTGACCTGATCAACACCGGCACGCCCGCGGGCGTCGCGCTCGGCCAGCCCGAGCCGAAGCCGTACCTGCGCGAGGGCGACGTGGTCGAGCTGGAGATCGACGGCCTCGGCGCGCAGCGGCAGCGCATCGGGCAGGCGTGA
- a CDS encoding DUF3159 domain-containing protein has protein sequence MTDTRQESLAELLGGRSGALDASLPPAVFALGWLLGERSIGAGALAAVLCGVVIGAYRLARGGKPRAVVVSLTLVVLAAYVALRTGRAEDFFLLRILLNVGSALVWAASIVLRWPLLGVVVGLVTGQRLKWRKDPDLMRAYRYASWPWVGQYLLRVAVFGGFWLAGQVVALGVAQVALSWPLQVVCVVVSWWVIRRSLPADHPGLRHPRVPGEAAGPAPAGNPAAAAGSAAGTPAAATDPAGNPAAATDPAAERSERVD, from the coding sequence ATGACCGACACTCGTCAGGAGTCGCTGGCCGAACTGCTCGGCGGGCGCAGCGGGGCACTCGACGCGTCACTGCCGCCCGCGGTGTTCGCGCTCGGCTGGCTGCTCGGCGAGCGCTCCATCGGCGCGGGCGCGCTCGCGGCGGTGCTCTGCGGCGTGGTGATCGGCGCCTACCGGCTGGCGCGGGGCGGTAAGCCCAGGGCGGTCGTGGTGAGCCTGACCCTGGTGGTGCTCGCGGCGTACGTGGCGCTGCGCACCGGGCGGGCCGAGGACTTCTTCCTGCTGCGCATCCTGCTCAACGTCGGCAGCGCCCTCGTGTGGGCGGCGAGCATCGTGCTGCGCTGGCCGCTGCTGGGCGTGGTGGTCGGGCTGGTCACCGGGCAGAGGCTCAAGTGGCGCAAGGACCCCGACCTGATGCGCGCCTACCGGTACGCGAGCTGGCCGTGGGTGGGGCAGTACCTGCTGCGGGTGGCGGTGTTCGGCGGGTTCTGGCTGGCGGGGCAGGTGGTGGCGCTGGGGGTCGCGCAGGTCGCGCTGAGCTGGCCGCTGCAGGTGGTGTGCGTCGTGGTGAGCTGGTGGGTGATCCGCAGGTCGCTGCCCGCCGACCACCCCGGCCTGCGGCACCCGCGCGTGCCGGGGGAGGCGGCGGGCCCCGCGCCCGCCGGGAACCCGGCTGCCGCAGCGGGTTCTGCCGCTGGGACCCCGGCTGCCGCAACCGATCCCGCCGGGAACCCCGCTGCCGCAACCGATCCCGCCGCCGAGAGGTCCGAGCGGGTCGACTAG
- a CDS encoding LysR family transcriptional regulator, with the protein MELRHLKHFVALAEESSFTRAAERERIVQSGLSSSIRSLERDVGSELFVRGSRPVRLTTAGRALLPGARRTLQESERAKQLVRDVRGLVAGPFTIGALPLHNRDVSCRFVNWLASFATAHPGLDISVRQPGRDRALALVAEGGLDCAVVTGAPARLPGLRATRLSTQPVVALLASGHPLAGRDGLALADLAGERFVDTYPGHESRDLVDLAFAERGLTRRISCEVVDLPMVFNLTRAGLGVALVPERTDLPAEGVVAVPLREEGLVHTVDLVLPRDPATSPAAAAFAAHVAAG; encoded by the coding sequence GTGGAACTGCGGCACCTGAAGCACTTCGTCGCGCTGGCCGAGGAGTCCAGCTTCACGCGGGCGGCCGAGCGCGAGCGGATCGTGCAGTCCGGCCTGTCCTCGTCGATCCGGTCCCTGGAGCGCGACGTCGGCTCCGAGCTGTTCGTCCGGGGCTCCCGCCCGGTCCGCCTGACCACCGCGGGCCGGGCGCTGCTCCCCGGCGCGCGGCGCACCCTGCAGGAGTCCGAGCGGGCCAAGCAGCTCGTCCGGGACGTGCGGGGCCTGGTCGCGGGCCCGTTCACCATCGGCGCGCTCCCGCTGCACAACCGGGACGTGTCGTGCCGCTTCGTGAACTGGCTGGCGTCGTTCGCGACCGCCCACCCCGGCCTGGACATCTCGGTGCGGCAGCCGGGCCGCGACCGCGCGCTGGCGCTGGTCGCCGAGGGCGGCCTGGACTGCGCGGTCGTCACCGGCGCGCCCGCCCGCCTGCCCGGCCTGCGCGCCACCCGCCTGTCCACCCAGCCGGTGGTCGCGCTGCTCGCGTCGGGCCACCCGCTGGCGGGCCGGGACGGGCTGGCGCTGGCGGACCTGGCGGGGGAGCGGTTCGTGGACACCTACCCCGGCCACGAGAGCCGGGACCTGGTGGACCTGGCGTTCGCCGAGCGCGGGCTGACCCGGCGGATCAGCTGCGAGGTGGTCGACCTGCCGATGGTGTTCAACCTGACCAGGGCGGGGCTGGGCGTGGCGCTGGTGCCCGAGCGGACCGACCTGCCCGCCGAGGGCGTCGTGGCGGTGCCGCTGCGCGAGGAGGGGCTGGTGCACACCGTGGACCTGGTGCTGCCGAGGGACCCGGCGACGTCACCGGCGGCGGCGGCGTTCGCGGCGCACGTGGCGGCCGGGTAG
- a CDS encoding enolase C-terminal domain-like protein, which yields MPTPEPGAPAAARVPTAASTGAAPTGTRKTTSPGGATPRPDPPAPTAPATITAVDVVDVRFPTSRELDGSDAMNPDPDYSAAYAVLRTDSGPEGHGLVFTIGRGNDVQAAAIRALAPHVVGRPVPEDAAALAALSADLVGDSQIRWLGPEKGVAHMAVGAVVNAAWDLASRRAGLPLWRFLSDMSPEELVGLVDFRYLTDALTPDEALTILRDAQPGRSTRAEELQRCGYPAYTTSPGWLGHPDDKLADLAARAVADGFDMIKIKVGADLSDDIRRMGLARSVVGPSVRIAVDANQRWDVGAAIGWVRELAPFDPYWVEEPTSPDDVLGHRAIAEAVAPVRVATGEHAANRVVFKQLLQAGAVDVVQLDACRVGGVGELLAILLLARKFGVPVCPHAGGVGLCELVRHLAMVDYVAVSGSLDGRVLEWVDHLHEHFTDPAVVRDGRYLAPTAPGFSAQLKESSVRDHRYPDGPVWAGTGER from the coding sequence ATGCCCACGCCGGAGCCGGGCGCGCCCGCCGCCGCCCGCGTGCCCACCGCCGCGTCGACCGGCGCCGCGCCGACCGGCACCCGGAAGACCACCTCTCCGGGTGGCGCCACGCCGCGCCCGGACCCGCCCGCCCCCACCGCCCCCGCGACGATCACCGCCGTGGACGTGGTCGACGTCCGCTTCCCCACCTCGCGCGAGCTCGACGGCTCCGACGCGATGAACCCCGACCCCGACTACTCCGCCGCCTACGCCGTCCTGCGCACCGACTCCGGCCCCGAGGGCCACGGCCTCGTCTTCACCATCGGCCGGGGCAACGACGTGCAGGCCGCCGCGATCCGCGCGCTCGCCCCGCACGTCGTCGGCAGGCCCGTCCCCGAGGACGCCGCCGCGCTCGCCGCCCTGTCCGCCGACCTGGTCGGCGACTCGCAGATCCGCTGGCTGGGCCCGGAGAAGGGCGTCGCGCACATGGCCGTGGGCGCGGTCGTGAACGCCGCCTGGGACCTCGCCTCCCGCCGCGCGGGCCTGCCGCTGTGGCGGTTCCTGTCGGACATGTCCCCCGAGGAGCTGGTCGGCCTGGTCGACTTCCGCTACCTCACCGACGCCCTCACCCCCGACGAGGCGCTCACCATCCTGCGCGACGCCCAGCCCGGCCGCTCCACCCGCGCCGAGGAGCTCCAGCGCTGCGGCTACCCCGCCTACACCACCTCGCCCGGCTGGCTCGGCCACCCCGACGACAAGCTCGCCGACCTCGCCGCCCGCGCGGTCGCCGACGGCTTCGACATGATCAAGATCAAGGTCGGCGCCGACCTGTCCGACGACATCCGCCGGATGGGCCTGGCCCGCTCCGTCGTCGGCCCGTCCGTGCGGATCGCCGTCGACGCCAACCAGCGCTGGGACGTGGGCGCCGCGATCGGCTGGGTGCGCGAGCTGGCCCCGTTCGACCCGTACTGGGTGGAGGAGCCCACCTCGCCCGACGACGTGCTCGGCCACCGCGCCATCGCCGAGGCGGTCGCCCCGGTCCGGGTCGCCACCGGCGAGCACGCGGCCAACCGGGTGGTGTTCAAGCAGCTGCTCCAGGCCGGGGCGGTGGACGTGGTGCAGCTGGACGCCTGCCGGGTCGGCGGGGTCGGCGAGCTGCTCGCGATCCTGCTGCTGGCCCGCAAGTTCGGCGTCCCGGTGTGCCCGCACGCGGGCGGCGTCGGCCTGTGCGAGCTGGTGCGGCACCTGGCGATGGTCGACTACGTCGCGGTCTCCGGCTCGCTGGACGGCCGCGTGCTGGAGTGGGTCGACCACCTGCACGAGCACTTCACCGACCCGGCGGTGGTCCGCGACGGCCGCTACCTCGCGCCCACCGCGCCGGGTTTCTCGGCCCAGCTCAAGGAATCGTCGGTGCGCGACCACCGCTACCCGGACGGTCCGGTGTGGGCGGGGACGGGGGAGCGGTGA
- a CDS encoding N-acetylglucosamine kinase, giving the protein MSFVVGVDGGGTSTRALVLGADGTRLGAGVAGGSNPNSVGAGTAAANLRLALEGALSGVDAGAVAAGVLGMAGSSRLTDPEVDALFRAAWAGAGLRCPMRVVTDCEAAFAAGTPAPDGTVLVAGTGSIAARVRGRRVVGTVGGHGWLLGDEGSAFWLGREAVRAALRALEAGELDGLARAVLERAGVGEGPGAWARLITAANAGPPVALAGYAPLVTAAAGAPGEVVAARIVDGCARVLADLAVAARTAEEVAPVVLVGSLVGAPVLGERLRAELAARVDGEVVVVREAAAGAAWLAALESGAEDGWRERALG; this is encoded by the coding sequence ATGAGCTTCGTGGTCGGCGTTGACGGGGGCGGCACGTCCACCAGGGCGCTGGTCTTGGGCGCCGACGGGACCCGGCTGGGGGCCGGGGTCGCGGGCGGGTCGAACCCGAACTCGGTGGGGGCGGGGACGGCCGCCGCGAACCTGCGGCTGGCGCTGGAGGGCGCGCTGTCCGGGGTGGACGCGGGCGCGGTCGCGGCCGGGGTGCTCGGGATGGCCGGGTCCAGCAGGCTGACCGACCCCGAGGTGGACGCGCTGTTCCGGGCGGCCTGGGCGGGCGCGGGGCTGCGCTGCCCGATGCGGGTGGTGACCGACTGCGAGGCCGCGTTCGCCGCGGGGACGCCCGCGCCGGACGGCACGGTCCTGGTCGCGGGCACCGGGTCGATCGCGGCGCGGGTGCGCGGGCGGCGGGTGGTCGGCACGGTCGGCGGGCACGGGTGGCTGCTCGGGGACGAGGGGTCGGCGTTCTGGCTGGGCCGGGAGGCGGTGCGGGCGGCGCTGCGGGCGCTGGAGGCGGGCGAGCTGGACGGGCTGGCGCGCGCGGTGCTGGAGCGGGCCGGGGTCGGCGAGGGGCCGGGCGCGTGGGCGCGGCTGATCACGGCGGCGAACGCGGGGCCGCCGGTGGCGCTGGCCGGGTACGCGCCGCTGGTGACGGCGGCGGCCGGGGCTCCCGGCGAGGTCGTGGCGGCGCGGATCGTGGACGGGTGCGCTCGGGTGCTGGCCGACCTGGCGGTGGCGGCGCGCACGGCGGAGGAGGTGGCGCCGGTGGTGCTGGTGGGCAGCCTGGTGGGCGCGCCGGTGCTCGGGGAGCGGCTGCGGGCGGAGCTGGCGGCGCGGGTGGACGGCGAGGTCGTGGTGGTGCGGGAGGCCGCCGCGGGCGCGGCGTGGCTGGCCGCGCTGGAGAGCGGGGCCGAGGACGGGTGGCGGGAGCGGGCGCTGGGGTGA
- a CDS encoding SGNH/GDSL hydrolase family protein, with the protein MQELDSYVAVGDSFTEGLDDPAPHGGYLGWADRLAAMISSRQRGFRYANLAIRGRLLQAIVEEQVPVAVALKPSLVTFCAGGNDLLMPGADPDAVAEVYEIAVAELRATGAEVVIFTGFDPRHAPVLRSLRGKVAIYNSHLWSVAERYDCKVVDLWSMTVLHDIRAWGPDRLHLAPEGHQRVALRVAELLGHEQEEQWRTPWPVIAEDDWMTQRRQDLKWAREHVVPFITRHLRGASLGDGVVPKRPELLPISSGENN; encoded by the coding sequence GTGCAGGAGTTGGACAGCTACGTCGCGGTGGGGGACAGCTTCACCGAAGGCCTGGACGATCCAGCACCCCACGGCGGGTATCTCGGGTGGGCCGACCGGTTGGCGGCCATGATCTCCTCGCGCCAGCGGGGGTTCAGGTACGCCAACCTGGCGATCCGGGGCAGGTTGCTCCAGGCGATCGTGGAGGAGCAGGTCCCGGTCGCGGTGGCGCTCAAGCCGAGCCTGGTGACGTTCTGCGCGGGCGGGAACGACCTGCTCATGCCAGGAGCGGACCCGGACGCGGTGGCCGAGGTGTACGAGATCGCGGTGGCCGAACTGCGGGCCACGGGCGCGGAGGTCGTGATCTTCACGGGCTTCGACCCGAGGCACGCGCCGGTGCTGCGCTCGCTGCGGGGCAAGGTGGCGATCTACAACTCGCACCTGTGGTCGGTGGCCGAGCGCTACGACTGCAAGGTCGTGGACCTGTGGTCGATGACGGTGCTGCACGACATCAGGGCGTGGGGTCCGGACCGGCTGCACCTGGCGCCCGAGGGGCACCAGCGGGTGGCGCTGCGGGTGGCCGAGCTGCTCGGCCACGAGCAGGAGGAGCAGTGGCGCACGCCGTGGCCGGTGATCGCCGAGGACGACTGGATGACCCAGCGCAGGCAGGACCTGAAGTGGGCGCGGGAGCACGTGGTCCCGTTCATCACCAGGCACCTGCGGGGCGCGTCGCTCGGTGACGGCGTCGTGCCGAAGCGGCCCGAGCTGCTGCCGATCAGCAGCGGCGAGAACAACTAG